Part of the Limibacillus sp. genome is shown below.
CGAGAAGAACAAGCGCCGTGCCCGTATGGCCAAGTCGCAAAGCAACAAGCGACAGGCCCTGCGCGCCATTGCCCGCGACCGCAGCCTCTCTCCTGAGGAGCGGTTCGAGGCCTACCTGAAGCTTGCCGAGTTGCCGCGCAACGGTGCCAAGAACCGTGTGCGGAACCGCTGTGAGCTGACGGGACGCCCGCGCGGCTATTATCGCAAGTTGAAGCTTTCGCGCATTGCTTTGCGGGACCTGGCCTCCATCGGTCAGATCCCCGGCATGACGAAGTCGAGCTGGTAGGAAAGGAATCGCGCTATGACGATGAGCGATCCTCTCGGGGATATGCTGACCCGCATCCGCAACGCGCAGCAGGCCGGTCACGGCAGCGTGGAAGCGCCGTTGTCCCGTCTGCGGACGAACGTTCTGGATGTGCTGAAGCGTGAGGGTTACATCCGCGACTTTAGCGTGACGGAGCGCGAGGGCGGTCACAGCACCGTTTCGATCGAGCTGAAGTACCACGAGGGTCGCCCCGTGATTCAGCAGATCGCCCGCGTTTCGCGTCCGGGCCGCCGCGTCTACTCCAAGATCAAGGAGTTGCCGCGCTACTACAACGGTCTGGGCATCACGATCCTCTCCACGCCGCGTGGCGTGCTGGCGGATCATGAGGCGCGTGAGCACAACGTTGGCGGAGAGGTGCTGTGCCGCGTCTTCTGATGAAGGCGCGCCACGGAACCAGGCAAGAGTGAA
Proteins encoded:
- the rpsN gene encoding 30S ribosomal protein S14 — its product is MAKKSAIEKNKRRARMAKSQSNKRQALRAIARDRSLSPEERFEAYLKLAELPRNGAKNRVRNRCELTGRPRGYYRKLKLSRIALRDLASIGQIPGMTKSSW
- the rpsH gene encoding 30S ribosomal protein S8; translated protein: MTMSDPLGDMLTRIRNAQQAGHGSVEAPLSRLRTNVLDVLKREGYIRDFSVTEREGGHSTVSIELKYHEGRPVIQQIARVSRPGRRVYSKIKELPRYYNGLGITILSTPRGVLADHEAREHNVGGEVLCRVF